The following are encoded together in the Candidatus Bathyarchaeota archaeon genome:
- a CDS encoding right-handed parallel beta-helix repeat-containing protein has product MKKVFSLLLALLLCSFLVVPLSLNLACAVDSTTSEPKTITVPTDANSIAQALTDANAGDTIFVQSGIYYENLVIDKSISLVGQGADSTELVGDGNVAKGGRAVINITAPNVTITGFTIQSVSYSESNLRASGISINADGANITENNIINTYYGVFCSSQSGVTIAYNNITNSAKEGIRWCGGSQDSFIGNIIINSKQSAISLEGFQHVIANNTMINNGRALGLAASYCLVFGNIVDDDLGSGFYIGGSYNTICANTLSNGDYGFHFTFTFANPQENLLYLNNLYDNQYNVYFADFATHQNWTSQMMGNYWGDYTGTDSNGDGIGDTPYQINNLNNDTYPLMEPINITAQTMPEPILPSVPDTDSTVAWWHFDSINDAGVTPDETGQNPAVIGTTDESAATYTLVEGESGSALQFDGIKYAYVPVSPSLTLREEFSFEAVLKLEGYKAVDYNVIYMEAARTTSTYPDRIIGFAVNGNPDSTIPLGALRGFMLDENGVFNEIVSTEQVVQLDQWTNVVFTRSLSNGLHLYINDKEVAVNVTSGIQNPQGLAAEGGEIYIGHDSYSTIDELGVRNYVLYQQGGYANTLLLAILSGVVGALVVFLIVLLRYKRKDY; this is encoded by the coding sequence ATGAAAAAAGTTTTCAGCTTATTACTAGCGTTGTTATTGTGTAGTTTTCTTGTTGTTCCTTTAAGTCTAAATCTTGCTTGTGCAGTAGACTCAACTACTTCTGAACCAAAAACCATCACGGTTCCCACAGATGCGAACTCCATTGCCCAAGCCTTAACAGATGCCAATGCAGGAGACACAATCTTTGTGCAAAGCGGCATTTACTATGAAAACTTGGTGATTGACAAGTCAATTTCGCTGGTTGGTCAAGGCGCTGACAGTACTGAATTAGTTGGTGATGGTAATGTGGCAAAAGGCGGACGTGCAGTAATCAACATTACCGCTCCAAACGTAACAATAACAGGGTTCACCATTCAAAGTGTGAGTTATTCTGAATCAAACCTGCGCGCCTCAGGTATCAGCATTAATGCAGACGGGGCAAACATAACTGAAAACAACATCATCAACACTTACTATGGGGTTTTCTGTTCCAGCCAGTCAGGAGTCACAATTGCATACAACAACATAACCAACTCTGCAAAAGAGGGTATACGATGGTGCGGGGGCTCACAAGATTCCTTCATAGGAAACATTATCATAAACAGTAAACAATCCGCCATTTCGCTGGAAGGCTTCCAGCATGTCATAGCCAATAACACCATGATTAATAATGGACGTGCTCTTGGTTTGGCTGCTTCTTATTGCCTTGTATTTGGCAACATCGTGGATGATGATTTAGGCAGTGGCTTCTACATCGGCGGAAGCTACAACACCATCTGCGCCAACACCCTTTCAAACGGTGACTACGGCTTTCACTTCACCTTCACCTTTGCAAACCCACAAGAAAACCTGCTCTACCTAAACAACCTATACGATAACCAATACAACGTATACTTTGCCGATTTCGCTACACACCAGAACTGGACAAGCCAAATGATGGGTAACTACTGGGGCGACTACACAGGCACAGACAGCAACGGAGACGGCATCGGAGACACACCCTATCAAATCAACAACCTAAACAATGACACCTACCCTTTAATGGAGCCCATAAACATCACAGCTCAAACAATGCCAGAGCCAATTCTCCCATCGGTTCCTGATACAGACTCAACTGTGGCATGGTGGCACTTTGACTCAATAAACGATGCAGGTGTAACCCCTGATGAAACAGGACAAAACCCCGCCGTCATCGGAACCACTGATGAGTCGGCTGCTACATACACTCTTGTCGAGGGCGAATCAGGTAGTGCCCTGCAGTTTGATGGCATAAAATATGCTTACGTTCCTGTTTCCCCCAGCTTAACTCTAAGAGAAGAGTTCTCTTTTGAAGCAGTCCTAAAACTAGAAGGGTACAAGGCTGTGGATTACAACGTTATCTATATGGAAGCCGCCCGAACAACCTCCACGTACCCCGATAGGATTATTGGTTTTGCAGTGAACGGCAACCCCGACAGCACCATTCCGCTTGGTGCCCTTCGCGGTTTCATGCTTGATGAAAATGGCGTATTCAACGAGATTGTCTCCACCGAGCAGGTTGTTCAACTCGACCAGTGGACAAACGTGGTTTTCACCCGAAGCCTAAGCAACGGCTTGCACCTCTACATTAACGACAAAGAAGTAGCCGTAAACGTGACCTCTGGCATCCAAAATCCTCAAGGCTTAGCTGCGGAGGGCGGAGAAATCTACATCGGACATGACTCATATAGCACAATTGATGAGCTTGGCGTCAGAAACTATGTCCTATATCAGCAAGGTGGTTATGCAAACACTTTGTTGCTGGCTATACTTTCAGGTGTAGTGGGTGCCTTAGTGGTCTTTTTGATTGTGCTCCTCAGGTACAAGCGAAAAGATTACTGA